Proteins from a genomic interval of Polyodon spathula isolate WHYD16114869_AA chromosome 1, ASM1765450v1, whole genome shotgun sequence:
- the LOC121321872 gene encoding carbohydrate sulfotransferase 14-like, whose product MRSTCRFSNPWERHSQCDASSIVPSKIVQEIRIHTIHTMCGQKNMPHSIWTLPPTQRTTVLQHILVSDKQKFLYCYVPKVACSNWKQVVKVLNGALENVEVKIKMDHKKDLVFLVDLKPEEIKFRLKTYFKFMYVRDPMERLLSAYRNKSGEIEAYQKRYGVEIIKRYRKNPGKTNGDDVTFADFLHYLLDEDVEKMNEHWMPIYNLCQPCAVNYDFIGSYERLHQDSQHVLQQIGAPVHIKFSERQTWYKAITTQTLHYYLCITPIKHICRQKC is encoded by the coding sequence attgTTCAAGAAATACGCATTCATACTATCCACACCATGTGTGGTCAAAAGAACATGCCCCACAGCATTTGGACACTTCCTCCAACACAAAGGACGACTGTTCTTCAGCATATTTTAGTCAGCGACAAGCAAAAGTTCCTGTACTGTTACGTGCCTAAAGTTGCCTGCTCCAATTGGAAACAAGTTGTGAAAGTCCTTAATGGGGCTTTGGAGAACGTGGAGGTAAAGATAAAGATGGATCACAAGAAAGACTTGGTTTTTCTGGTAGACTTGAAACCAGAGGAAATCAAATTCCGTTTAAAAACTTACTTTAAATTTATGTATGTGAGAGACCCCATGGAACGGCTTTTGTCAGCCTACAGGAACAAGTCTGGAGAGATTGAAGCTTACCAGAAGAGGTATGGTGTGGAGATAATCAAAAGGTACAGGAAGAATCCTGGAAAAACTAATGGAGACGATGTTACATTTGCTGACTTTCTACACTACTTGCTAGATGAGGATGTGGAGAAAATGAATGAGCACTGGATGCCAATTTACAATTTATGCCAGCCATGTGCTGTAAATTATGATTTTATCGGATCTTATGAAAGACTTCACCAGGATTCCCAGCATGTTCTTCAGCAAATCGGGGCACCTGTCCACATTAAGTTTTCTGAAAGACAAACATGGTATAAAGCAATCACCACACAAACTCTGCACTACTACCTGTGTATCACACCCATAAAACATATTTGTCGCCAGAAATGTTAG